ACGATACCAACCTACTGCCATCTACATTTACAATATGTAAACGTTACAGAACCGCGTAAAGCAGCTGGCTACAAAGAACGACGACATTGACGCCATCTATCAACTCAATATGCAAGACGATTCGTCCGCGAACAACAAAATGATGTAAGTTGGTTTGACTTTGatccatagatggcgttagtagtacGTAGAGATGAAACTTTCTTAAACggaaaaatcttaaaatatagtattttaaattgaatttaagaaaataacttttaagaAGAGTTATTTTAAGGGATAAATAATtgagttattataataataatatttaattaagtccCCACTTGGCGAAAGTCAAGTCCTAAGTCAGTCAAGTCTCTCATTCTCGTAGGGAACCCATACCCAGCAGTGCAACAGTATCGGAttgtatttaagtataattttctaATCGATTTCAGTGTTGACAACGATGAGGGTCCGATGGAGCTGCCACTGAGCGGCAACATGGAAGCCAAGCCGATGCTGGATGATGATCTGTTATCTAAGATGAAACTGTGGCAAATCATGGTAATTATAACCATTAATACTTGTACTTCTAAAGGCTTACTAGCTATTTCAGCCACAGACACAGTAAACTGTATAAAAGATTCTGTGGAGCTTCGATTAAGTTCATGAAATTATAGATGATGTATAGTGAATAACAAAGACAGGAATTATTAGATTAGATAGTAGAAGATCGAGTCTATACAAACCTGATCCTCTCCTTTCTTGGCTATTCATCCCATATGATGCCGTGATCAGCCATCCTTTTGCTTCTCTCCTACTTTGCCCTACTTGGTACTAATTCGACTTTATCATCAAGAACATCGCTGTCCCACACCTACCTACAAATCTTCTTCTGTCTATGTGGTCTCGTGTCTCTTTCTTAGACTTTTTCCGGGAACGAAATCCAAACgttaaagaaaacatatttctgGGTATcgttgattaaaaaataaacaacacctGTACTTATATCTGCATTACTTTGCTTTCAATAAGGAAAATGTGTTCCTTGTCcaagattttataaattttttagaagagtaataaaatgatgtaaaaaatcttacacttacaccaatatttaaaaactaaactaaacttaaacTTTATCATTGCCCATcgtgttttaaatatacttattcaaATAAACTTACCACctaaaaaattaataacatattattttttattttcagagaGAATCACCtgaagagaaataaataaaaataactaaaaaaccAAAGATTGACTGAcgttattaatttcaaaatttattttcttataattatattatttaatacatttgttctttatatattatataatttaatactctaattttaaattattgtatgtaaaaACGTCAATTGTAAGGCTGGGTTGCAATTGGCAAGTAGTATAGAATAgaatttaagataaaatgtgccatttataatgttataagatctttatttatttcctctTGTTCAATAGAACTCAGATCTGTAATAgatgtttagaaaataatagaaaaacaaaaataataatttattcacagAATATGTAACTTAATTGCACTATGTACAAACActttaactatataaataataataaaatatatgtatacttagttatttaatatatttgcaaTGTTATATTATTGAGATGTATATGCGTTTCCTATTCAATATAATAGTACTTGaaacaactttattattattcgtaTAATTTTGCTTTTACCATCTCctttgctatttatttacttatattaacgGCTACTACTAAATTATGATTATATAATcacttataattttagtttctgTTCAATAACTGTCTCATttttctgtgtatttttttaatttcaatcaatGTGTTTCTCATACTCTGTCAACAGATATCactataattaaatttcaatttatttgtgttctttatttcttaaataactgTCATATCGTGTAAACGAGTAAAAAAGAGGCTTTGAacttattaattgtatttattcacTTATTTGTAAAGTTTAGTAGAAACGCAACTGTTCATGATTGTTggtgttattatataaaatgaaactgtaaaatataaggCAGATTCATCTTGGAtcgctttgttttatttacaatcacATACTTAAGACAGAAACAACATAAAATTCACCTATCATCCCAACGAAATAGGTGAAATTTATTCCTGAATTAAACTTAGCTACCAGAACATcgacaaatttataaaaaatactggtacgACATATTGGAATAGACAGGCTTATGTCgtaccagtattttaaacaaaaaaaagcaaCATTTAAATACCAATAGCTCTGCACACAACACCAAAGAATACTCTGCTGTaagttttacacaaaaatatcaatttttttaacacCCACTAATAAAACTTGCAGATTTATGCTCCCGTCAATGCAATCATACATTGAGCAGAATTGTACACCAATAGTTAAGGACTAAGCATTTATAACTACCATTAAATGGTTACTCTAAAACTGAAGAGACTAAATTTTGGATGCTGCAacgtatgtatttttcttttgaggTTTTCTTTGTAGCAGCCTGTAAGCTTTTTAGATCAAGAACAGGACTGAAATAGCCCCTATATTCTAGTAGATACATTAACTTACTAAAGcagaatattcatatttttcagtTACTAGTTTTACCTAGGACTGCTACATTTCACGAAGAAAAATGCTCAATATTATAGCCCAATTTCCAATAATCATAGTCAACCAATTACTTTCCAACTAATAGGAACGGGTCCCACTCAATATAAAAAGGGCACCCGGAAGGCAAAGTTCTCGAGAAACTTTCACTACAATATAGTTGCAaaaacatgtatgtattttagccaaaatatgtcttttaatttcttttattcaCAAAGTTAGAAGGCTCATACTGAATGTTTGAATGTAGTTTGCACTAAAAGCATTGTACTGCTTTATCTCCTTTGGGAGGGGGGATAAAGGTAGCGTTAATTGTGCCTACTTAGCTACGTGTGGTGTGGAGCAAGTTGTGAAAGAGTGGCGATAGATGGCGGTGTATGTATGTTGGCATTAGAAAATGAGAaaatatactaattatttttacaaagccATTGCAAATTTTGCGATATCagtattagataatataaaGCTTAGGTTGAAATctgtcaaatatttgttttaatttacactGCAGTCTATgttaagtcattattttattacgcaGCACATTAAATCTGATGAATACATTGAGAGTTTGAAGAGTTGTCAAGAGAGCGCAAGGATAAAAAGATTTCCATATTAGTATGAttacttttatctttttatattcTACCGCTTTATCTTATATTTTGCACTACACTCAAATAAGTGAAACACGTATTTAGTAGAACGTTGCTGCTATTCCACAATATACTCTATTgcatcaattttaattaaatccatTATGACTGATGCTTATAATATTGCTATACTTTCATTTATTAGTACGTGTCTATAAGACTAAAACCTTAGAGAAAAAgaattgtatttaatactaGTGATTACTCAAACTCTTATTCTTGAAGACGAAATTACAATGAGTAGTAAACGATAGAAGCTTCTGAAAGAATAACACTCTACTTAATTCTAAACAATTAGGCAATTTACTTACATCAATGCatcatttactttaataatatattataatactatatcGCGGGACACCACTTATTTTATCAGCGAGGcacaattttaaaactacaagACTTTCAAGACTGAAATAACCCTTCAAAAACAATCACAGAACCAAAAATCGAACCAGGACTACAAGCCCCCaagtattttatgaattacatacataatatcacgtcttttccTCATacaggtaggcagagaccaaagaacgcaacttggttcaatccttacaaacttccctcacctcattcacatccatacatctgaATTTACTCCGGCTGTAATTCAGTACCATCCACACGGCCGTTCATTTCACACGAATGCAACTCAAATATGGGTGTACCTCAAAGCCTGCATGTTACCGTGCTGCTCAAAGGATTGCAAACGTCATTGATGGACAATGATGGCAATTATTGATGCTTTAATTTACCAAGAGAATGGTGTAAAACCTCGTAACTCATGAAATTAAAGGGATTTTTTCCGAGAACCTAGATGCTGGATAATCTTCTAAATTTTCCCACCCACAAGATTAAGAGTTTCGATTGACAGTATGATAGAGGAAAACATGGTCGTAATTTCGGCGGACTGCATAGGCCTTAGAGACATGatgaaccatttttttaacccgttactgtcctaCTGGCAGGGGTAAAGGAAGATGGATGAggttaacaatttttttttacccgtGACTGTCCCTCTGCTAGGCAAGGCAACGAGCAAGCAAGGCCAAGGCAACGAGCAAGGCCAGCATGATAGACTCAAGGCTTAACACCTGTtaagccttgagttcaccacgctggacGGGTGCATATGTTAAAAGAGTTgctactcggctatcactgctactTCGTTATTTAGACacaagtattttgtatgaacttAAGCACAACCAAACTTACTACCTTATTTTGGGcctttgttttaacaaaaaagaacCTAGAATTTTCCACAGATTGTATTATTCTGTTAGCCACTAATCGCTCGCCTCACTTACACCGTCTTAGCGATAAAGCAATAATTTTCCTCTTAAGGCGTCAATTTATAAACTTAATGGAAATGAAAGGTACGGAAATTATGAAGCGAAGCCGCGTGATAAACTTAGTAATGAAATAAGCtgcaaaattatattagaaaaggCAAAGGTGAGAATCAAACTTTTGTAAAATTCCTGAATATTTTTAACTCTTGTCCTGTGCGATCGGACGATCAGTGGGTGGACATTTTTCATCGtatatactaaaattaaattgaatatttctgGCTTTGAAGTTTCAGTTCATCATGTAATGCCATAAAATCTGTCTAATctgtatatgaaaatatcaagAATGATTGTTTGTTTCTGAATCGGTAATAATGTtaacaatagttttaaaaataggtccgatttatttctaaaaatagatCGGCAGATGTGCAATATATATCACAAAAACAGGTGTGAGCTTGTCTTTATCTATCCCGCAAAAGTATTAGACTACTGAATGTGCAAACCTTGGCAAAACCTGAATACAAATTTTAGTAGTGTTattgtaaacaatataaaattacacgAAAACTgatatatgaaatataaatgtacgagtttcaataagtttgtttttatcgCTATTTCTGTTTTATCGAATCTTAAGTATTTTCAAAATCCTTACCTAgttccatatttttttaggttttaatCACGCCCTTAGTGTCGTAATCACTTTTGGATATTATTCACCAACCTTAAAATTCACTTATATTTTTCAGCCTTTAACCAACACAATTTTTGTttctaactccctactttcagcACAACTACCATTATTGTAACCATTTAATAAAAGGCGATTTATCTTACATTCAACACGCTATTCGTGTTCAGAGCAAGCAAAGCGACGATCTGTCACGTGCGGCCGGACAATGGACACATAGTTGTCCCTTAAATAACATGTAGGGGAGACTACAGAGATAAATGGAGATCtaagttttgtaaaaacattgtaaatagtaggtatgtagtgtaaataaaatcttaGAACAAGGTGTGGTAAACTGAGGGGcgatcacgtatctcaattgacaacaatttgaaagtCACTGCACATTGTTATCTCCGTTAGAataaagtgattaacacgtttgtcaaagcagcaatgtactaaatagtaaccgtcaatttgacgtacactagttgtcaactgagatacgtgataagctcACTGGACCAAATTGGACACCTTACATCATCACCGGTTTATACCtaacagaaatattgttaaaaccatttggcgattaaaagagtggccaggagtttcttgccagctcttctcattagccctaccttccgaactagCGGTAAATTGACTCtatgtatcattgactatcataagtgtcagcatttgacctatatgaataaatgatttcacAGTTTATTAAAACCCGCAAAGGCGAGATTTCTACATTGCTGAGGTTTGTTGCGGACTTTCCTTAATAATTTAAGCAGGATAATAAGTTAGCTTGTGTAATCGAGTTATATCATAATTCTAGACCTGAAAAAACCTCGTTGAAATTGGGAACGAACAATCACCCGGTTTAATTGGACTGTAGCAAT
This DNA window, taken from Anticarsia gemmatalis isolate Benzon Research Colony breed Stoneville strain chromosome 11, ilAntGemm2 primary, whole genome shotgun sequence, encodes the following:
- the CCHa1 gene encoding neuropeptide CCHamide 1 isoform X2 yields the protein MDRKASRTSRSASAVTKIFALLLVICLVECATGSCLSYGHSCWGAHGKRSGKPPGSAPDWYLTRLLRRMAANAELNRVKQLATKNDDIDAIYQLNMQDDSSANNKMIVDNDEGPMELPLSGNMEAKPMLDDDLLSKMKLWQIMRESPEEK